One window from the genome of Candidatus Cybelea sp. encodes:
- a CDS encoding SDR family oxidoreductase — protein MERRGGPGQGASGTLRGIQTCAPIIRDSGGGSIVNIGSVAGITGNFGTGYSSSKWALEGLSRSAAYVYADWGIRSNVIQPGWIETDLTASMMSNPVIKKIQSSMLENTILLRRSGKAEDIAFAALFLASDESAYITGTDIVVDGGWFSVAPYLTNERSHHMLQILEAKDKAEGVLGAFLKHFK, from the coding sequence ATGGAACGCCGCGGTGGCCCAGGTCAAGGAGCAAGCGGCACGCTGCGCGGCATCCAAACGTGTGCTCCGATAATCAGGGACTCCGGCGGAGGGTCGATCGTCAACATCGGATCGGTCGCCGGGATCACCGGCAACTTCGGCACCGGCTACTCGTCTTCGAAATGGGCGCTCGAGGGATTGTCGCGCTCGGCGGCTTACGTCTACGCCGATTGGGGCATTCGCTCCAACGTCATCCAGCCGGGTTGGATCGAAACGGATCTGACCGCGTCGATGATGTCGAACCCGGTCATAAAAAAGATACAGTCAAGTATGCTGGAAAATACCATATTGCTGCGAAGGAGCGGCAAGGCGGAGGATATCGCCTTTGCGGCGCTCTTTCTTGCGAGCGACGAGTCCGCATACATTACGGGTACCGACATCGTCGTCGATGGCGGCTGGTTCTCTGTGGCCCCGTATCTTACCAACGAGCGATCTCATCATATGCTCCAGATCCTGGAGGCAAAGGACAAGGCCGAGGGAGTCCTCGGCGCTTTCCTCAAACACTTCAAATGA